A part of Silvimonas soli genomic DNA contains:
- the rbsB gene encoding ribose ABC transporter substrate-binding protein RbsB, with protein MKRIISPLLLSLLAVGIVACSKQGPDSASTAASAPASAAATASGNTSVGLSISTLNNPFFVALRKGAEDEAKKEGITLITVDAQDDPAKQQASVEDLIQKKVSVILINPTDSAAVANVVKEATDKGIKVISLDRSVNGAEVSAHIASDNVAGGKMAAEFLLDKLGNKGNVIELEGIAGSSAARERGQGFHSVIDGKADIKLVAKQPADFDRAKGLSVTENIIQGNKNVQGLFAHNDEMALGAVKALQAAGLKNVVVVGFDATPDAIAAVKSGNMAATVQQQPELIGQFGVQAAKKLIDGQPVDKFIPVPLNLIKQ; from the coding sequence ATGAAACGTATTATTTCCCCGCTGCTGCTTAGCCTGCTTGCCGTTGGCATCGTGGCTTGTTCCAAACAAGGCCCGGATTCGGCCAGCACCGCGGCCAGCGCACCAGCGTCCGCAGCCGCAACTGCCAGCGGCAACACCAGCGTGGGCTTGTCGATTTCCACATTGAACAATCCGTTCTTTGTGGCGCTGCGTAAAGGCGCAGAAGACGAAGCCAAGAAAGAAGGCATCACGCTGATTACCGTGGATGCGCAGGACGACCCCGCCAAGCAACAAGCCAGCGTGGAAGACCTGATCCAGAAAAAAGTAAGCGTGATCCTGATCAACCCGACCGACTCCGCCGCCGTAGCCAATGTGGTGAAAGAAGCCACCGATAAAGGTATCAAGGTGATCTCGCTGGATCGCAGCGTGAACGGCGCTGAAGTCAGCGCACACATTGCTTCGGACAACGTGGCTGGCGGCAAAATGGCGGCCGAATTCCTGCTGGACAAGCTGGGCAACAAAGGCAATGTGATCGAACTGGAAGGCATTGCCGGTTCTTCCGCCGCGCGTGAACGCGGTCAGGGTTTCCACTCGGTGATCGATGGCAAGGCTGATATCAAACTGGTTGCCAAACAACCGGCTGATTTTGACCGTGCCAAGGGTTTGTCGGTGACTGAGAACATCATTCAGGGCAACAAGAATGTGCAAGGCCTGTTTGCCCATAACGATGAAATGGCGCTGGGTGCAGTCAAAGCGCTGCAAGCTGCTGGTCTGAAGAACGTGGTGGTGGTTGGGTTTGATGCCACGCCAGATGCCATCGCTGCAGTGAAATCCGGCAATATGGCGGCTACTGTGCAGCAACAACCGGAGTTGATTGGCCAGTTTGGCGTTCAAGCGGCCAAGAAGCTGATCGATGGTCAGCCCGTGGATAAATTCATTCCAGTGCCGCTCAATCTGATCAAGCAATAA
- the rbsD gene encoding D-ribose pyranase, protein MKKLGHLNRDITRVLSRMGHTDSIVIADCGLPIPDGVECIDVSLKLGTPGFMEVLDTLLADFKVERAVFASECLTQNAAVASRAAQMAVTGVGIDYVTHDEFKQRCKQAKAVIRTGECSPYANVILHSGVIF, encoded by the coding sequence ATGAAAAAACTCGGGCACCTGAACCGGGACATCACCCGTGTTCTCTCGCGCATGGGCCATACCGACAGCATCGTGATTGCCGATTGCGGTTTACCGATTCCGGATGGCGTGGAATGCATTGATGTGTCGCTCAAGCTGGGCACGCCGGGGTTTATGGAAGTGCTCGACACCCTGCTGGCTGATTTCAAAGTCGAACGCGCCGTGTTTGCCAGCGAATGCCTCACGCAAAACGCAGCGGTTGCTTCACGGGCTGCACAAATGGCGGTGACGGGCGTTGGCATTGATTACGTCACCCATGACGAATTCAAGCAGCGCTGCAAGCAAGCCAAAGCCGTGATTCGCACCGGTGAATGCAGCCCCTACGCGAATGTCATTCTGCATTCCGGCGTGATCTTCTAA
- the rbsK gene encoding ribokinase, translated as MARVLVVGSINMDLVVQTDTFPRLGETLFGNRFATYPGGKGANQAVAAARLGAQVTMIGRVGRDAFGAQLKTVLQQEGIDTRWISDSDVATGVAAITLSAGDNAIVVVPGANHALTPADLDAADAAFAQADVVLAQLEVPVATVEHAAELARKHGKPFFLNPAPATALPDSLLDLITLLTPNEYELSVALNAPGADWKALLKCLPGRLVMTNGKHGAYYTAANGDVQHQAGFKVTAVDTTGAGDTFNGALAAFWHLGAAEAVRRANAAGALSVTKPGAQGGMPTLAELDTFLEEQS; from the coding sequence ATGGCACGGGTTTTGGTGGTTGGCAGTATCAATATGGATCTGGTCGTGCAGACCGATACTTTTCCGCGTTTGGGCGAGACTTTGTTTGGCAATCGTTTTGCCACCTACCCCGGTGGCAAAGGTGCGAACCAGGCTGTGGCCGCTGCAAGGCTGGGCGCGCAGGTCACCATGATTGGCCGCGTAGGTCGCGATGCGTTTGGTGCGCAGTTGAAAACAGTGTTGCAGCAAGAAGGCATTGATACGCGCTGGATTAGCGACAGTGACGTGGCCACCGGCGTGGCGGCGATTACCTTGTCTGCTGGCGATAACGCCATTGTGGTGGTGCCCGGTGCCAACCATGCGCTCACCCCGGCCGATCTGGATGCAGCCGATGCTGCCTTTGCGCAGGCCGACGTCGTTCTGGCGCAGCTGGAAGTTCCGGTCGCCACGGTTGAACACGCTGCCGAACTGGCCCGCAAACATGGCAAACCGTTCTTTCTGAATCCGGCCCCGGCCACCGCCCTGCCCGATTCGTTGCTCGATCTGATCACACTGTTAACCCCCAATGAATATGAACTTTCCGTCGCGCTGAATGCGCCGGGTGCGGACTGGAAAGCGCTTCTCAAATGCCTTCCAGGGCGCCTGGTGATGACCAATGGCAAGCACGGCGCTTATTACACCGCAGCTAATGGCGATGTTCAGCATCAAGCGGGTTTCAAAGTTACTGCGGTAGATACCACCGGCGCGGGCGATACCTTTAATGGGGCACTGGCGGCGTTCTGGCATCTGGGTGCTGCTGAGGCCGTACGCCGCGCCAATGCAGCAGGTGCGCTATCAGTGACCAAGCCGGGCGCGCAAGGCGGCATGCCGACGCTGGCTGAACTAGACACTTTTCTGGAAGAACAATCATGA
- a CDS encoding excisionase, which translates to MEAVITRPVRYVQIDQFCAMTGYTDRAVRSKIHEGVWIEGVHYRRAPDRHVLIDLEGYEKWVEGQRYASQALSRAKAA; encoded by the coding sequence ATGGAAGCAGTGATCACCCGCCCTGTCCGCTATGTCCAGATCGACCAGTTTTGCGCGATGACGGGATACACTGATCGGGCTGTTCGCAGCAAGATTCACGAGGGGGTCTGGATCGAGGGCGTCCACTACCGGCGCGCTCCAGACAGACACGTTTTAATTGACCTGGAGGGATATGAAAAATGGGTAGAGGGACAACGGTACGCTTCCCAGGCGTTGTCGCGCGCGAAAGCAGCATAA
- a CDS encoding sugar ABC transporter ATP-binding protein, translating to MQINMRGISKAFGPVKVLESVDLSLAAGEIHALMGENGAGKSTLMKILCGVYQADAGEILVDGSVVNIRSTTDAEHLGIAIIHQELNLIPQLSVMENLFLGREPRRFGVIDTATMRKQAHTYLDLLGAGHIDTDMEAGQLSIGQQQMVEIAKALSLNAQVLVMDEPTAALTDREIESLFKIMLDLKSRGVAIVYVSHRMEEIFRICDKISVLRDGQFVGEREIAKTGFDEVVRLMVGREIGDRFPKRSAKVGDVRLQVSNLADVGNIAGINFEVRAGEVLGIAGLMGAGRSEILKTLFGVNRQTSGEVRLDGQTLHIRHASDAIGAGIGFVTEDRKAQGLVLGMSVRENATLVHLDHFAKLGVVSERAESAAVADLIKQLSIRTRDAELDVKSLSGGNQQKVVFAKWLAVPPKVLLLDEPTRGVDVGGKAEIYHIINQLAAAGVAIVMVSSELPEVMAMSDRILVMHQGRQNGIFDAASATQESIMTAATGGQTSPLTAAIPA from the coding sequence ATGCAAATCAATATGCGCGGTATCAGCAAGGCTTTTGGACCGGTCAAGGTGCTCGAAAGCGTTGACCTGAGCCTGGCCGCAGGCGAAATCCACGCCTTGATGGGCGAAAACGGCGCGGGCAAATCCACGCTGATGAAGATTCTGTGTGGCGTGTATCAAGCGGATGCCGGCGAGATTCTGGTTGATGGCTCCGTGGTAAATATCCGGAGCACCACCGATGCCGAGCACCTTGGCATTGCCATCATCCACCAGGAACTCAATCTGATTCCGCAATTGTCGGTCATGGAGAACCTGTTTCTGGGCCGCGAACCACGCCGCTTTGGCGTGATAGATACGGCGACCATGCGCAAGCAGGCGCATACGTATCTGGATTTGTTGGGTGCCGGGCATATCGATACCGATATGGAAGCCGGTCAGCTATCGATTGGCCAACAGCAAATGGTGGAAATTGCCAAAGCGTTGTCGCTCAACGCTCAGGTATTGGTGATGGATGAACCCACTGCCGCCCTCACCGATCGCGAAATCGAGTCACTGTTCAAAATCATGCTGGATCTGAAGTCACGCGGTGTGGCGATTGTGTATGTTTCGCACCGCATGGAAGAAATCTTCCGTATTTGCGACAAGATCAGCGTGCTGCGCGATGGCCAATTTGTCGGCGAGCGTGAAATTGCCAAAACCGGCTTCGATGAAGTGGTGCGTCTAATGGTGGGCCGCGAAATTGGCGACCGCTTCCCCAAGCGTTCTGCCAAGGTCGGTGATGTGCGCTTGCAGGTTTCCAACCTGGCTGACGTCGGAAATATCGCCGGCATCAACTTTGAAGTGCGCGCTGGCGAAGTGCTGGGCATTGCCGGTTTGATGGGCGCCGGGCGCAGCGAAATCCTCAAAACACTGTTCGGGGTCAATCGCCAAACCAGTGGCGAGGTACGGCTGGATGGCCAGACTTTGCATATCCGCCATGCCAGCGATGCTATCGGCGCGGGAATAGGTTTTGTGACCGAAGACCGCAAGGCACAAGGGCTGGTGCTGGGCATGTCAGTGCGCGAAAACGCCACGCTGGTGCATCTGGATCACTTTGCCAAATTGGGCGTCGTCAGCGAGCGGGCCGAAAGCGCCGCCGTGGCCGACCTCATCAAACAACTGAGCATCCGCACTCGCGATGCCGAACTGGACGTGAAGTCGCTTTCCGGTGGTAACCAGCAAAAAGTGGTCTTCGCCAAATGGCTGGCCGTGCCGCCCAAAGTGCTGCTACTGGATGAGCCGACCCGTGGCGTCGACGTGGGCGGCAAGGCCGAGATTTATCACATCATCAATCAACTCGCTGCCGCAGGCGTGGCCATCGTGATGGTGTCTTCCGAACTGCCTGAAGTCATGGCCATGAGCGACCGCATTCTGGTCATGCATCAAGGCCGTCAGAACGGGATCTTTGATGCCGCCAGCGCCACTCAGGAAAGCATCATGACGGCGGCAACCGGTGGGCAAACGTCGCCACTGACCGCAGCCATCCCGGCATAA
- a CDS encoding DUF2971 domain-containing protein yields MTTLKVGNSLQDSDVLWRYITLEKFIDLVESKSLHFSPLDSYRKSDPFEGYLPQIAMEAFARVSKLTQDKALAAIDGLGKRPPLTTYQKQEISVTAEAHMQKMKALHQNIAACVAVSCWNRNAHESEGMWGLYARNGIAIRTSVKALKSAIKDSGDGPTIYAGAVKYLDFANPNLKAPDCVTEDGQMIGMLKRIAYAHENEVRMYISPQRSGLELRTPIPIKVPVDVNQLLEQIVISPFAGEAIERSVRAICRWGGVNDILISRSTLLDNCEYLLDVYK; encoded by the coding sequence ATGACTACACTAAAAGTAGGAAATAGCCTGCAGGACAGCGACGTCCTGTGGCGGTATATAACGCTAGAAAAATTCATTGACCTTGTTGAGTCAAAGTCGCTGCATTTTTCACCATTGGACTCTTACCGCAAATCAGATCCTTTTGAAGGATATTTGCCGCAGATCGCAATGGAAGCATTTGCGCGTGTTTCCAAGCTTACCCAAGATAAAGCACTGGCCGCCATTGATGGTCTGGGAAAACGACCCCCTCTAACTACATATCAAAAGCAGGAGATTAGTGTAACTGCCGAAGCTCATATGCAAAAAATGAAGGCTCTGCACCAGAACATTGCAGCTTGCGTGGCGGTCAGTTGCTGGAACCGAAACGCTCACGAGTCGGAAGGTATGTGGGGCCTGTATGCCAGAAATGGCATTGCCATCAGAACCAGCGTAAAGGCACTGAAATCAGCAATCAAGGATAGCGGAGACGGCCCAACAATCTACGCCGGAGCCGTCAAATATCTTGACTTTGCCAATCCCAATTTGAAGGCTCCAGACTGTGTAACAGAAGACGGCCAAATGATCGGAATGCTGAAGCGTATCGCCTACGCCCACGAGAATGAAGTCCGCATGTACATTTCACCCCAGCGCTCAGGTTTAGAGCTTCGAACTCCCATTCCCATCAAAGTTCCGGTGGACGTCAATCAGCTCCTAGAGCAGATCGTGATTTCACCATTTGCCGGGGAGGCGATTGAGCGTAGTGTCCGCGCGATCTGTC
- a CDS encoding ABC transporter permease, with the protein MTPKTKATLQKLGPFIALLVVAIGLSIMSSDFLTVGNLLNVMRQVSINALIAFGMTLVILLGGIDLSVGSILALSSVAIASFMQMGLNPALATALGILAGGLMGLANGLIISKGKVAPFIATLGSMTVLRGLSLVFSNGSPITGFNSDFFSMLGGGYVAGLIPIPVVGMLIMFGVFWFVLKKTVFGRHVYATGGNEESARLSGVKTDRIKIWVYTISGAMSAMAGVVLTSRLNSAQPTAGTGYELDAIAAVVLGGTSLTGGRGWIFGTLVGALLIGVLNNGLNLMGVSSFYQQVIKGAVILLAVLIDRGNKK; encoded by the coding sequence ATGACACCCAAAACCAAAGCCACATTACAAAAGCTGGGGCCGTTTATTGCCCTGCTGGTCGTTGCGATCGGTCTTTCGATCATGAGCAGCGACTTCCTCACCGTCGGCAATCTGTTGAACGTAATGCGCCAGGTCTCGATCAACGCGCTCATTGCCTTTGGCATGACGCTGGTCATTTTGCTGGGCGGAATCGACCTCTCGGTGGGCTCGATTCTGGCGTTGTCTTCGGTCGCCATTGCCAGCTTTATGCAAATGGGACTGAACCCGGCGCTGGCCACTGCGCTCGGCATTCTGGCAGGCGGGTTAATGGGTCTGGCCAATGGCTTGATCATCAGCAAAGGCAAGGTTGCGCCATTTATTGCCACGCTGGGCTCCATGACCGTGCTGCGTGGCTTGTCGCTGGTGTTCTCTAACGGCAGCCCGATTACTGGTTTTAACAGTGACTTTTTCTCGATGCTGGGTGGCGGCTACGTGGCGGGGCTAATCCCGATTCCGGTGGTGGGCATGTTGATCATGTTTGGCGTGTTCTGGTTTGTGCTGAAGAAAACCGTGTTTGGTCGCCATGTGTATGCCACTGGCGGCAATGAAGAATCGGCACGGTTGTCGGGTGTAAAGACTGACCGCATCAAGATTTGGGTGTACACGATTTCCGGGGCGATGTCGGCCATGGCCGGCGTGGTGCTCACCTCGCGCCTGAACTCGGCTCAACCCACTGCCGGCACCGGCTATGAACTGGACGCCATCGCCGCCGTCGTGCTGGGCGGCACCAGCCTGACCGGTGGCCGTGGCTGGATTTTCGGCACGCTGGTTGGCGCGCTGCTGATCGGCGTATTGAACAACGGCTTGAACCTGATGGGCGTCTCGTCGTTTTACCAACAGGTCATCAAAGGGGCGGTGATTTTGCTGGCCGTGCTGATCGACCGTGGCAACAAGAAGTAA
- a CDS encoding tyrosine-type recombinase/integrase, which yields MWKGSRRWETLQMAPTPANLKNASKLREEVKTRIAIGQFDYAEFFPESKEAVAQAKESGGPTFREVSQQWMSGNSHLATSTLEDYRKRLNHHVLPVIGEKLIKDIKYSDLAALLGNIEWGSMKSRNNTATVIRQPFDLAFIDGLIEINPAARLRNVKSQKEPPDPFTLDEANQIITRFQELSPAHANYYEFAFFTGMRTSELMGLCWEDIDWNLGLARVKRAKVGSEVKGTKTGNIRDVELNSRALQALQRQKEQSYLRGLEVFTNPNTGIAYSFPQVLWKVWTQVMKKTGIRYRKPYQTRHTFATLNLMAGANPMWVSRQMGHTSMKMLLEVYSRWIDMADRSRERNKLETLLSVPNVCQIKTAQA from the coding sequence ATGTGGAAAGGCTCGCGCCGGTGGGAAACGCTGCAAATGGCGCCCACCCCAGCCAACCTGAAAAATGCGTCGAAGTTGCGGGAGGAAGTAAAGACACGCATTGCCATCGGCCAGTTTGATTACGCTGAGTTCTTTCCGGAGAGCAAGGAAGCCGTGGCGCAAGCCAAGGAAAGCGGCGGCCCAACATTTCGGGAGGTATCGCAACAATGGATGTCCGGAAATTCCCACCTGGCCACATCCACGCTGGAGGATTACCGCAAGCGATTGAACCACCATGTACTGCCCGTGATCGGCGAAAAGCTGATCAAGGACATCAAGTACAGCGACCTGGCCGCCCTGCTCGGCAACATCGAATGGGGCAGCATGAAAAGCCGGAACAACACCGCAACAGTAATCCGGCAGCCGTTTGACTTGGCCTTTATCGATGGACTGATTGAAATCAACCCGGCCGCACGACTGAGGAACGTGAAAAGCCAGAAAGAGCCGCCAGATCCATTCACGCTGGACGAGGCAAACCAGATCATCACCCGGTTTCAGGAATTGTCACCGGCACATGCCAATTACTACGAGTTTGCTTTCTTCACGGGAATGCGGACATCGGAACTGATGGGTTTATGTTGGGAGGATATTGACTGGAACCTCGGCCTCGCCCGCGTCAAACGGGCAAAGGTCGGTTCAGAGGTGAAGGGAACAAAAACCGGGAATATTCGGGACGTGGAACTGAACAGCCGTGCACTCCAGGCGCTGCAACGCCAGAAAGAGCAATCCTATCTCAGGGGGCTGGAGGTATTCACCAATCCAAATACCGGGATCGCCTACAGCTTTCCGCAGGTACTCTGGAAAGTCTGGACTCAGGTGATGAAGAAAACCGGGATCAGGTATCGCAAACCGTATCAGACACGGCACACGTTTGCGACTTTGAACTTGATGGCCGGAGCAAACCCGATGTGGGTCAGTCGGCAGATGGGGCACACCAGCATGAAAATGCTGTTGGAGGTCTACTCACGGTGGATCGACATGGCGGACCGGAGCAGAGAGCGGAACAAGCTTGAAACACTGCTTTCTGTGCCAAATGTGTGCCAAATAAAAACGGCGCAAGCCTGA